One stretch of Novosphingobium pentaromativorans US6-1 DNA includes these proteins:
- a CDS encoding EAL domain-containing protein, whose amino-acid sequence MGGTQQGLALSGARGIEARLTGIPGLDVVRERIEHWRSDGACGPQHAHVHALLLGLRRLDAINIAYGAAAGDGALEEVAARISHFAEDELDGAWMVARAGGGTFLLIANEACSRERWQLFADQLAEAIARPIAVPSGVLRLSPRIALIRALDDESVDSMLDRLGHALQGVNEQQSGRLAWADGEVTPPGRSAAQLETDLLGAIDRDEIEILFQPQFSLADDRLTGAEALARWNHPELGRIGAGALFSIAERADHVAPLSRHIAHKALAAARDWSGDLRLSINVTPADLAFGSYVRQMLDLVRESGFPLRRLTLEVTEQAMISDVTLAAQTMAEFSSQGIRIALDDFGAGFCNFRYLKVLPIHYLKLDRSMIEGVASDKRDVAVLRAIVAMAEALDLQVIAEGIEEEAQREVAAKEGCAYYQGFLRAQPMSAAMFEKLARAEG is encoded by the coding sequence ACCGGGATTCCCGGTCTGGACGTCGTGCGCGAGCGAATTGAACATTGGCGCAGCGACGGTGCCTGCGGTCCGCAGCATGCCCATGTCCATGCACTGCTTCTTGGCCTGAGGCGGCTCGATGCGATCAATATCGCCTATGGCGCAGCGGCCGGAGACGGCGCGCTTGAGGAAGTCGCCGCGCGGATCAGCCACTTTGCGGAAGACGAACTGGATGGGGCCTGGATGGTGGCGCGGGCAGGCGGGGGTACCTTCCTGCTGATCGCCAACGAGGCCTGCAGCCGCGAGCGCTGGCAGCTTTTCGCAGACCAGTTGGCCGAAGCCATTGCGCGCCCGATCGCGGTGCCATCGGGCGTCCTGCGCCTGTCGCCCCGAATCGCGCTGATTCGGGCGCTCGACGACGAGAGCGTGGATTCGATGCTCGATCGGCTCGGCCATGCGCTGCAGGGCGTCAACGAGCAGCAGAGCGGCCGACTCGCATGGGCAGACGGCGAAGTCACGCCGCCGGGGCGCTCGGCCGCTCAGCTTGAGACCGACCTGCTTGGCGCCATCGACCGCGATGAAATCGAGATTCTGTTCCAGCCCCAGTTCAGCCTGGCAGACGACCGCCTGACCGGCGCCGAGGCCCTGGCGCGCTGGAACCATCCCGAACTCGGCCGTATCGGCGCCGGGGCGCTGTTTTCCATTGCCGAACGCGCCGACCACGTGGCGCCGCTTTCGCGTCATATCGCGCACAAGGCGCTGGCCGCAGCGCGCGACTGGTCGGGCGACCTGCGCCTCTCGATCAACGTCACGCCCGCCGATCTCGCCTTCGGCAGCTATGTGCGCCAGATGCTCGACCTGGTGCGCGAAAGCGGCTTTCCCTTGCGCCGCCTGACGCTGGAAGTGACCGAGCAGGCGATGATCAGCGACGTGACCCTGGCCGCGCAGACGATGGCCGAATTCTCCTCGCAGGGCATCCGCATCGCGCTCGACGATTTCGGGGCGGGGTTCTGCAACTTCCGCTACCTCAAAGTGCTGCCGATCCATTACCTCAAGCTCGACCGTTCGATGATCGAGGGCGTTGCCAGCGACAAACGCGACGTGGCCGTGCTGCGCGCGATCGTGGCCATGGCCGAGGCGCTCGACCTGCAGGTCATTGCCGAAGGTATCGAGGAAGAAGCCCAGCGCGAAGTCGCGGCGAAGGAAGGCTGCGCCTATTATCAGGGTTTCCTGCGCGCGCAGCCGATGAGCGCGGCGATGTTCGAGAAACTGGCGCGCGCGGAGGGCTGA
- a CDS encoding glycosyltransferase family 39 protein — MASRAFTPQRLARAGSAPATLPAAVVIALFVLLARGGAFLTEHIDSDEWSYILMGADVAKGHLPFVHQFDLKPPVVFLLFGAVIATFGKSLLAIRLIGALAVFTAAFFTFLIARRATGAWPALAAALMSVALCSGTLGLDTSSELPAIAFMMPATWLLVRRETVTLADAALCGLLVSLAVLTRTNLAVVALAFGLLLLALAVMRPARCARHAWLAYGLAGLVPLAMLTLVYALAGELATFRLAMIDVPLAYSGQLSALDVLRLHAAQYYYTAQLAPLIYVPTTLLALAGMGASLPLLVRHRRDPDKAWFALVQWTGMVAVLASLLIGGAAYPHYWLQVMPFLAIFAALAFPAASRLGRLAPSAVVGAAALAASPVIAVLVTGTAQTVKLAANPDSADHSIHDAAQWIRARGGTGSPVWALHMHLALFYLDTPPLSRAGVYPSNLSRKAIIDTLADHDYVGHDEIGRIMASTPRFIVTDSMGRGRAWVRDAGRDIDGWLGARYRLVRRMGQVEIYERI, encoded by the coding sequence ATGGCAAGCCGTGCATTTACACCGCAGCGACTCGCGCGCGCCGGGTCTGCTCCTGCAACCCTGCCGGCAGCCGTTGTCATCGCGCTCTTCGTGCTGCTCGCGCGCGGCGGCGCGTTCCTGACCGAACACATCGATTCGGACGAATGGAGCTACATCCTGATGGGCGCGGACGTGGCGAAGGGCCACCTGCCCTTCGTCCACCAGTTCGACCTCAAGCCGCCGGTCGTCTTCCTGCTGTTCGGCGCGGTCATCGCCACATTCGGCAAGAGCCTGCTCGCGATCCGCCTGATCGGCGCCCTTGCGGTGTTCACTGCCGCGTTCTTCACCTTCCTGATCGCGCGGCGCGCCACCGGCGCCTGGCCGGCTCTGGCCGCAGCGCTGATGAGCGTCGCGCTCTGCTCGGGCACACTCGGGCTCGATACGAGTTCGGAACTGCCTGCCATCGCCTTCATGATGCCGGCCACATGGCTGCTGGTGCGCCGCGAGACCGTAACCCTCGCCGATGCCGCACTGTGCGGTCTGCTCGTCTCGCTGGCGGTTCTGACGCGCACCAATCTGGCGGTGGTGGCGCTGGCCTTCGGATTGTTACTCCTTGCCCTGGCGGTCATGCGCCCGGCGCGGTGCGCGCGTCACGCCTGGCTGGCCTATGGCCTTGCCGGGCTGGTCCCGCTCGCCATGCTGACGCTGGTCTATGCTCTTGCCGGAGAGCTGGCGACGTTCCGTCTGGCGATGATCGACGTTCCACTGGCCTATTCCGGCCAGCTTTCGGCTCTTGACGTGCTGCGGCTCCACGCGGCGCAATATTACTATACCGCGCAGCTTGCCCCGCTGATCTATGTCCCGACGACCCTGCTCGCACTTGCTGGCATGGGGGCCAGCCTGCCGCTGCTCGTCAGGCATCGCCGCGATCCGGACAAGGCCTGGTTCGCCCTCGTCCAGTGGACCGGAATGGTTGCAGTCTTGGCCTCACTGCTGATCGGAGGAGCGGCCTATCCGCATTACTGGCTGCAGGTCATGCCCTTCCTTGCCATCTTCGCCGCCCTTGCCTTTCCCGCCGCATCGCGCCTCGGGAGACTGGCGCCGAGTGCCGTTGTCGGCGCAGCGGCGCTTGCCGCCAGCCCGGTGATCGCCGTGCTGGTAACCGGAACCGCGCAGACCGTAAAACTTGCGGCGAACCCGGATTCTGCCGATCACTCCATCCACGATGCCGCGCAGTGGATCCGCGCCCGGGGCGGCACCGGATCGCCGGTCTGGGCCCTCCACATGCACCTTGCGCTTTTCTATCTCGATACACCGCCGCTTTCGCGCGCCGGGGTCTATCCGAGCAATCTGTCCCGCAAGGCCATCATCGATACGCTGGCGGACCACGACTATGTCGGCCACGATGAAATCGGCCGGATCATGGCGAGCACGCCGCGCTTCATCGTCACCGACAGCATGGGCCGAGGCCGGGCATGGGTACGCGATGCCGGCCGGGACATCGACGGTTGGCTGGGCGCGCGCTACCGCCTCGTTAGGCGGATGGGACAGGTGGAAATCTACGAGAGGATCTGA
- the mfd gene encoding transcription-repair coupling factor, whose protein sequence is MPDFQRLLSAKTPLTLAAVTRGAQPLVMADLARAAKGRAVFIADNEAAMSAIAEAAKFFAPELDVLEFPAWDCLPYDRASPALSVSARRLAALYRLQAKRSGPQLLVTTANAVLQRVLTPFRIRESVRLIKPGMEIGHESLIGLLRRQGYQRTDTAIDAGEFAVRGSIFDIVPSGLEGGLRLDFFGDELETLRLFDTGTQRSTGTIAEHLLVPASEALIDDDTVKRFRSRYREMFGAHATADPLYQAVSDGRRLAGMEHWLPLFEDRLVSLFDHLSDDDLIVADTSAVGATEERLGDIADYHKARLDTSGQKAGSYRPLAIDALYLGGEELEQALSGFPVHRADAFAKPEGSKIIDFGFANARDFTPERARGDNAYEAAAKHLHAVGKAGRKPILAAYSTGSRARLVSILGEASQTNKWGPEPRLADTWQEALGLAVQGRSAALVLPLETGFANDTVEVITEQDILGDRLVRRKKRKKDSDAFLAELAALTPGDLIVHMDHGIGRYEGLQSIQVGQSPHDCVMLTYAGGDKLYIPVENLDVLSRYGSESEGVMLDKLGGEAWQKRRARLKERIQEIAGELMKTAAERALRQAPAMVPEGSAYDQFVDRFPWQETEDQDNAISDVLDDLAAGKPMDRLVCGDVGFGKTEVALRAAFVAAMAGQQVAVVAPTTLLARQHYSGFAERFAGFPLNVGRLSRLVPEKEARTTREGLASGTVDIVCGTHAILSKSVQFKRLGLVIVDEEQRFGVTHKEKLKQLRTDVHVLTLTATPIPRTLQMAMSGLRELSTIQTPPVDRLAVRTYVMEWDDMVMREALLREHHRGGQSFIVVPRIADMAEVEDWLHKHVPEVKCITAHGQMSAGEVEERMSAFYEGKYEVLLSTTIVESGLDIPRANTIIIHRADRFGLAQLYQLRGRVGRSKLRAYAYLTTPAATALSEVAEKRLKVLGDLDSLGAGFQLASHDLDIRGAGNLLGDEQSGHIREVGFELYQSMLEDAIMAARAGGVGLEKDTSGLSPQITVDAPIMIPDDYVPDLAVRMALYRRLNDAESQQEIESLSAEMIDRFGALPQPTINLIKLIEIKRQAIEAHIAKIDVGSRGTLVSFHNDSFPNPAGLIAYAERLQGTVKLRPDNKLVLTRAWGDPKSRLNGLFQLTKGLSAVARKG, encoded by the coding sequence ATGCCCGATTTCCAGCGACTTCTCTCGGCCAAGACGCCCCTGACCCTCGCCGCGGTGACGCGCGGCGCGCAGCCGCTCGTGATGGCCGATCTCGCCCGCGCGGCAAAAGGACGCGCCGTTTTCATTGCCGACAACGAGGCGGCGATGAGCGCGATTGCCGAGGCGGCGAAATTCTTCGCGCCCGAGCTCGACGTCCTGGAGTTCCCGGCGTGGGACTGCCTTCCCTACGACCGCGCCAGCCCTGCCCTCTCGGTCAGCGCGCGGCGGCTTGCAGCGCTCTACCGGCTTCAGGCGAAGCGCAGCGGACCGCAATTGCTGGTCACCACAGCCAATGCCGTGCTTCAGCGCGTGCTCACCCCGTTCCGTATCCGGGAATCGGTTCGCCTGATCAAACCCGGCATGGAAATCGGCCACGAAAGTCTGATCGGTCTGCTGCGCCGCCAGGGCTACCAGCGCACCGACACCGCCATCGACGCGGGTGAGTTCGCCGTGCGCGGCTCGATATTCGACATCGTGCCTTCGGGCCTTGAAGGAGGCCTGCGCCTCGACTTTTTCGGCGACGAGCTGGAGACGCTGCGCCTCTTCGATACCGGCACGCAGCGCTCGACCGGCACCATCGCCGAGCACCTGCTCGTACCTGCCAGCGAAGCCCTGATCGACGACGATACGGTCAAGCGCTTCCGCAGTCGCTACCGCGAGATGTTCGGCGCCCATGCCACCGCCGACCCGCTCTACCAGGCAGTCAGCGACGGACGTCGCCTGGCCGGGATGGAGCACTGGTTGCCGCTGTTCGAGGACCGCCTCGTCAGCCTCTTCGACCATCTGTCGGACGACGACCTGATCGTCGCCGACACTTCCGCCGTCGGTGCAACCGAAGAGCGGCTGGGCGACATCGCCGATTATCACAAGGCGCGCCTCGACACCTCGGGTCAGAAGGCGGGAAGCTACCGTCCTCTCGCGATCGACGCGCTTTACCTTGGCGGCGAGGAACTGGAGCAGGCCCTGTCCGGCTTCCCGGTCCACCGCGCCGATGCCTTCGCCAAGCCCGAAGGCAGCAAGATCATCGACTTCGGCTTTGCAAACGCCCGGGATTTCACGCCCGAGCGCGCCCGCGGCGACAATGCCTACGAGGCTGCGGCCAAGCACCTCCACGCCGTCGGCAAAGCCGGGCGCAAGCCGATCCTCGCCGCCTACTCGACCGGCAGCCGCGCGCGGCTCGTCTCGATCCTCGGCGAAGCGAGCCAGACCAACAAGTGGGGCCCCGAACCGCGCCTTGCCGACACCTGGCAAGAAGCGCTGGGTCTGGCCGTCCAGGGCCGCTCGGCCGCGCTGGTGCTGCCGCTCGAAACCGGTTTTGCCAACGACACCGTAGAGGTCATCACCGAGCAGGACATCCTCGGCGACCGCCTCGTGCGCCGCAAGAAGCGCAAGAAGGATTCCGACGCCTTCCTTGCCGAACTGGCGGCGCTGACGCCCGGCGACCTGATCGTCCACATGGATCACGGCATCGGTCGCTACGAAGGCCTGCAGTCGATCCAGGTGGGCCAGTCCCCGCACGACTGCGTGATGCTGACTTACGCGGGCGGCGACAAGCTCTACATCCCGGTGGAGAACCTCGACGTCCTCTCGCGCTATGGCAGCGAGAGCGAAGGCGTCATGCTCGACAAGCTGGGCGGCGAAGCCTGGCAGAAGCGCCGTGCGCGCCTCAAGGAGCGCATCCAGGAAATCGCCGGAGAGCTGATGAAGACAGCCGCCGAGCGGGCCTTGCGGCAGGCTCCGGCGATGGTTCCCGAAGGATCGGCCTACGACCAGTTCGTCGACCGCTTCCCCTGGCAGGAAACCGAAGACCAGGACAACGCGATTTCCGATGTCCTCGACGATCTTGCCGCGGGCAAGCCGATGGACCGCCTCGTCTGCGGCGACGTCGGCTTCGGCAAGACCGAGGTCGCCCTGCGTGCCGCATTCGTCGCTGCCATGGCCGGGCAGCAGGTCGCCGTCGTCGCGCCGACCACGCTGCTCGCGCGCCAGCACTACTCCGGCTTTGCAGAGCGATTCGCAGGCTTTCCGCTCAATGTCGGCCGCCTCTCGCGCCTCGTCCCCGAAAAGGAAGCGCGCACCACCCGCGAAGGGCTCGCCTCGGGCACCGTGGACATCGTCTGCGGCACCCATGCAATCCTGTCGAAGTCGGTGCAGTTCAAGCGCCTCGGCTTGGTCATCGTCGACGAGGAGCAGCGCTTCGGCGTCACCCACAAGGAGAAGCTCAAGCAGCTTCGCACCGACGTCCACGTCCTGACGCTGACCGCGACGCCGATCCCGCGCACGCTGCAGATGGCGATGTCGGGCCTGCGCGAGCTGTCGACCATCCAGACCCCGCCGGTCGACCGCCTTGCGGTGCGCACCTACGTGATGGAATGGGACGACATGGTGATGCGCGAGGCACTGCTGCGCGAACACCATCGCGGCGGCCAGAGCTTTATCGTCGTCCCCCGCATTGCGGACATGGCCGAAGTCGAGGACTGGCTGCACAAGCACGTTCCCGAAGTGAAGTGCATCACCGCACACGGGCAGATGAGCGCAGGCGAAGTGGAAGAGCGCATGAGCGCTTTCTACGAGGGCAAGTACGAGGTCCTGCTGTCGACGACCATCGTCGAATCCGGGCTCGACATCCCGCGCGCCAACACGATCATCATTCACCGCGCCGACCGCTTCGGTCTCGCCCAGCTCTACCAGCTCCGAGGCCGCGTCGGGCGCTCGAAGCTGCGTGCCTATGCCTACCTGACGACGCCTGCAGCCACCGCGCTTTCCGAAGTCGCGGAGAAGCGCCTCAAGGTGTTGGGCGATCTCGACAGCCTGGGCGCGGGCTTCCAGCTCGCCAGTCACGACCTCGACATTCGCGGCGCGGGCAACCTGCTGGGTGACGAACAGTCCGGCCACATTCGCGAAGTCGGCTTCGAACTCTACCAGTCGATGCTGGAAGACGCGATCATGGCCGCCCGCGCGGGCGGCGTCGGGCTGGAGAAGGACACCTCGGGCCTCAGCCCGCAGATCACCGTCGATGCGCCGATCATGATTCCGGACGACTACGTCCCCGATCTCGCCGTGCGCATGGCGCTCTATCGCCGCCTCAACGATGCCGAGAGCCAGCAGGAGATCGAATCCCTGTCCGCAGAGATGATCGACCGCTTCGGCGCCCTGCCCCAGCCGACGATCAACCTCATCAAGCTCATCGAGATCAAGCGTCAGGCTATCGAGGCGCATATCGCCAAGATCGACGTCGGCTCGCGCGGCACGCTGGTCAGCTTCCACAACGACAGCTTCCCCAACCCGGCCGGCCTCATCGCCTATGCGGAAAGGCTGCAGGGCACGGTCAAGCTGCGCCCGGACAACAAGCTCGTCCTCACGCGCGCATGGGGCGATCCCAAGTCGCGCCTCAATGGCCTCTTCCAGCTGACCAAGGGCCTGAGCGCCGTCGCCCGCAAGGGCTGA
- a CDS encoding succinate dehydrogenase assembly factor 2 → MADENASELSPRLARIKFRAWHRGTREADYMIGCFFDRFHHTWSEADLDLFEKIIDEEDVDIMAWALGTQTIPEEYRGPMLERMMKLDYVEIPR, encoded by the coding sequence ATGGCCGACGAAAACGCTTCCGAACTTTCGCCCCGTCTCGCGCGCATCAAGTTTCGCGCCTGGCATCGCGGCACGCGCGAAGCCGATTACATGATCGGCTGCTTCTTCGACCGCTTCCACCATACCTGGTCGGAAGCCGACCTCGACCTGTTCGAGAAGATCATCGACGAAGAGGATGTCGACATCATGGCCTGGGCGCTTGGCACCCAGACGATCCCGGAGGAATACCGCGGACCGATGCTGGAGCGCATGATGAAGCTCGATTATGTCGAGATCCCGCGCTGA
- a CDS encoding host attachment protein codes for MLLPNGTVFAVVDGEKFELYRNSGIEAEPRLTALTVPELEPTNFSAGAREHDAGSRHKARTGDPSNDSLDERAHVAAVTDWLNRKVLEREIEQLIVVADPRSLGEMRRHYHKELKQVLVGEVAKTMTGRPAAEIVRALHD; via the coding sequence ATGCTCTTGCCCAACGGAACCGTGTTCGCAGTCGTCGACGGCGAGAAGTTCGAGCTTTATCGCAACTCCGGGATCGAAGCCGAGCCGCGGCTCACGGCGTTGACGGTTCCCGAACTCGAGCCCACGAATTTCAGCGCAGGCGCGCGTGAACACGATGCCGGATCGCGCCACAAGGCCCGTACCGGCGACCCCAGCAACGACTCGCTGGATGAGCGCGCCCACGTCGCCGCGGTGACCGACTGGCTCAACCGCAAGGTGCTGGAACGCGAGATCGAGCAGCTGATCGTGGTTGCCGATCCCCGCTCGCTGGGTGAAATGCGCCGCCACTATCACAAGGAACTCAAGCAGGTGCTGGTCGGCGAAGTGGCCAAGACGATGACCGGTCGCCCGGCCGCAGAGATCGTGCGCGCCCTGCACGACTGA
- the recG gene encoding ATP-dependent DNA helicase RecG, with the protein MRPEALNSLFVEVDALDGVGPKLRRPLEKLGLTRLRDLAYHLPDRFVERRAVENLDDAGVGENIIVALTVREHRAPAGRGPFRVIAEDVAGNVCTLTYFGRASYTARKLLPVGETRWIAGRLDQYGQMLQIVHPEHVAESGSALHGHLCEAVYPLSEGLTQGRVSGLVQQALKVLPEMPEWIEPGLLAKMKWPVWREALLEAHKGVNGPARDRLAYDELLANALALMLVRESNRAQSGTPLAGDGSLRAKLRLPFELTGAQKRSIAEIEGDVAQKSPMLRLLQGDVGSGKTVVALSSMLIAVEAGAQAALLAPTEILARQHHETLSRMAQGTGVEIALLTGRDKGKARESILMGLIDGSIDIVVGTHAIFQDTVSYKNLALVVIDEQHRFGVGQRLMLARKGRRTPHTLAMTATPIPRTLTLAQYGEMEVSRLDELPPGRQAIDTRVVSVERMEDVVGAIARHLETGQQAYWVCPMVRESESDDLAAAEARYAALKERFGEDIVLVHGQLKPEAKDAAMERFSGGEAKVLVATTVIEVGVDVPNATLMVIEQAERFGLAQLHQLRGRVGRGSEKSTCLLLRGQQLSETARQRLALMRETQDGFRLAEEDLELRGGGELLGTRQSGDTPFRLATLEQIQKLLPLAHDDARLLIERDGGLSGPRGEAARLLLYLFERDWGVQLLRGG; encoded by the coding sequence ATGAGGCCTGAAGCGCTCAATTCCCTGTTCGTCGAAGTCGATGCGCTCGACGGTGTCGGTCCGAAACTGCGTCGTCCGCTTGAAAAGCTTGGACTCACGCGGCTCAGGGACCTTGCATACCACTTGCCGGACCGGTTCGTCGAGCGCCGCGCGGTCGAGAATCTCGACGATGCCGGGGTGGGCGAAAACATCATCGTGGCCCTGACCGTCCGCGAGCACAGGGCGCCCGCCGGCAGGGGGCCGTTCCGGGTGATCGCTGAGGACGTGGCGGGCAATGTCTGCACGCTCACCTATTTCGGCCGCGCATCCTACACCGCCCGCAAGCTGCTGCCGGTGGGTGAAACACGCTGGATTGCGGGGCGCCTCGACCAGTACGGTCAGATGCTGCAGATCGTGCATCCCGAACATGTCGCGGAAAGCGGTTCGGCGCTTCACGGCCATCTTTGCGAGGCGGTCTATCCCCTGTCCGAAGGGCTGACGCAGGGGCGCGTGTCCGGGCTTGTGCAGCAGGCACTCAAGGTCCTGCCGGAAATGCCCGAATGGATCGAGCCGGGCCTGCTCGCGAAGATGAAGTGGCCGGTCTGGCGCGAGGCGCTGCTGGAGGCGCACAAGGGCGTAAATGGCCCGGCGCGAGACCGGCTGGCTTATGACGAACTGCTTGCCAATGCCCTGGCTTTGATGCTGGTGCGGGAGAGCAATCGTGCCCAGTCCGGCACGCCGCTGGCAGGAGACGGCTCGCTGCGCGCGAAGCTGCGGCTGCCTTTCGAGCTGACCGGGGCGCAGAAACGCTCGATCGCCGAGATCGAGGGCGATGTTGCGCAGAAGTCGCCGATGCTGCGCCTGCTGCAGGGCGACGTCGGTTCGGGCAAGACAGTGGTCGCCCTGTCGTCGATGCTGATTGCAGTCGAAGCCGGGGCGCAGGCGGCGCTGCTGGCGCCCACCGAAATTCTCGCCCGTCAGCATCACGAGACTCTGTCCCGCATGGCCCAGGGCACCGGGGTCGAAATTGCCCTGCTGACGGGGCGCGACAAGGGCAAGGCGCGCGAATCGATCCTCATGGGGCTGATCGACGGTTCCATCGACATTGTCGTGGGCACCCACGCAATCTTCCAGGATACCGTCTCCTACAAGAACCTCGCGCTCGTGGTGATCGACGAGCAGCACCGCTTCGGCGTCGGGCAGCGCCTGATGCTGGCGCGCAAGGGACGGCGTACGCCGCATACGCTGGCGATGACCGCCACGCCGATCCCGCGCACGCTCACGCTTGCGCAATACGGCGAGATGGAAGTCTCGCGCCTCGACGAACTGCCGCCCGGTCGCCAGGCTATCGATACCCGCGTCGTCTCGGTCGAGCGGATGGAGGATGTCGTCGGTGCCATCGCCCGGCATCTGGAGACGGGGCAGCAGGCCTACTGGGTCTGCCCGATGGTGCGCGAAAGCGAGAGCGACGATCTCGCCGCGGCCGAGGCGCGCTATGCTGCGCTCAAGGAGCGGTTCGGCGAAGACATCGTCCTCGTCCACGGCCAGCTCAAGCCCGAGGCCAAGGACGCCGCGATGGAACGCTTTTCCGGCGGCGAGGCGAAAGTTCTGGTGGCAACGACGGTCATCGAAGTCGGCGTCGATGTACCGAACGCCACGCTGATGGTGATCGAGCAGGCCGAGCGGTTCGGCCTGGCGCAGTTGCACCAGCTTCGCGGCCGTGTCGGGCGCGGCAGCGAGAAGTCGACCTGCCTGCTGCTACGCGGACAGCAGCTCAGCGAAACCGCTCGCCAGCGTCTGGCCCTTATGCGCGAGACGCAGGACGGTTTCCGTCTGGCCGAGGAAGACCTCGAATTGCGCGGCGGCGGTGAACTGCTCGGCACGCGCCAGTCCGGCGATACGCCGTTCCGCCTCGCGACGCTGGAGCAGATCCAGAAGCTGCTGCCGCTGGCACACGACGATGCGCGGCTGCTGATCGAGCGCGACGGCGGCCTCTCTGGCCCGCGCGGGGAAGCGGCACGCCTCCTGCTCTACCTGTTCGAACGCGATTGGGGCGTGCAGCTGCTGCGGGGCGGGTAA
- a CDS encoding sensor domain-containing diguanylate cyclase translates to MTRSRNFLNAVNGLSSRVGLFIASTVLFGSLLVGSSLIAWRANVQQQELARLNSATIALLRDAHRIRLIALEALRGERGYLLTRDPEYLEPMLEAERALPGYMANLRSHIDGNEENNRELQRLGDEVQSYFMDLRTVLVLDKAGMRKETIDIVRTGHARNSINRINADVHQIITRERARLSEFNARTRSVNNILLMYLFAMTGTGVCLLFTTSLTVIALRRSIARERAFQRELRYIAQTDELTGIANRREFLAALDRAIALARRNQSQFSLAIFDIDHFKSINDTYGHAAGDDVIRRVARLAVGTVRACDLVGRIGGEEFGVLLPNVDMHHARAICERLRVEIQAQAMELSGDATVPVTISSGVAQLDPSENANKLMERADRALYEAKHGGRDQVRLAA, encoded by the coding sequence GTGACAAGATCCCGAAATTTCCTGAATGCGGTCAACGGCCTCTCCTCACGCGTCGGTCTTTTCATCGCGTCGACAGTCCTGTTCGGCTCGCTCCTCGTCGGATCGAGCCTTATTGCCTGGCGGGCGAATGTGCAGCAGCAGGAACTGGCACGGCTCAATTCCGCAACCATCGCACTCCTGCGCGATGCCCACCGTATCCGGCTCATCGCCCTGGAAGCTCTGCGCGGCGAACGCGGCTACCTTCTGACCCGCGACCCCGAATATCTCGAGCCCATGCTCGAAGCGGAACGCGCCCTTCCCGGCTACATGGCCAACCTGCGCAGTCACATCGACGGCAACGAGGAGAACAACCGGGAGCTCCAGCGACTGGGAGACGAAGTGCAGAGCTATTTCATGGACCTGCGCACGGTGCTCGTCCTCGACAAGGCCGGAATGAGGAAAGAAACGATCGATATCGTGCGCACTGGCCACGCCCGCAATTCGATCAACCGGATCAATGCCGACGTCCATCAGATCATCACGCGCGAACGCGCTCGACTCAGTGAGTTCAACGCCAGGACACGATCGGTCAACAATATCCTCCTGATGTACCTTTTCGCCATGACCGGTACCGGCGTATGCCTGCTTTTCACGACATCGCTGACCGTCATCGCGCTGCGCCGCTCCATTGCGCGCGAACGCGCCTTCCAGCGGGAACTGCGCTATATCGCCCAGACCGACGAACTGACCGGCATCGCCAACCGGCGCGAATTCCTGGCGGCCCTGGATCGGGCTATTGCCCTCGCGCGCCGCAACCAGTCGCAATTCTCTCTCGCCATTTTCGACATCGACCATTTCAAGAGCATCAACGACACTTACGGCCATGCCGCCGGCGACGATGTGATCAGGCGTGTAGCCAGGCTTGCGGTCGGCACCGTGCGCGCGTGCGATCTGGTCGGGCGGATCGGCGGGGAGGAATTTGGCGTACTGCTGCCCAATGTCGACATGCACCATGCCCGCGCAATTTGCGAAAGGCTGCGTGTGGAGATCCAGGCGCAGGCGATGGAACTGAGCGGAGATGCCACGGTACCTGTCACGATCAGTTCCGGCGTGGCGCAGCTGGACCCCAGCGAGAATGCCAACAAGCTGATGGAGCGGGCCGACCGCGCGCTCTACGAAGCCAAGCACGGCGGGCGCGACCAGGTTCGCCTCGCCGCCTGA